Genomic segment of Cyprinus carpio isolate SPL01 chromosome A13, ASM1834038v1, whole genome shotgun sequence:
GTCTCTAAGAATTtagaaagaaatcggccactagttggtgCTAACAAGTTTTATGGctcagtaatcacgtggtgtttcacaaatcaacacaatatgcatatcatttgatatatctcctcataatgcacaactttacctcaagaaccattgctgtcaatcaaatcgttcaataattattcacaaatatgttaaaaacatacttttgcgaactagtcctaggttttttacctgatcggaaccaaaccactgcagtaacaTTCTCTGCAcactctagatcaataattatcaaaacaaatttaaatttgtcctttggttacttgtaacagtgtcatttattaaaggggtgtggccaaatatacccaaaagcctataaaacctaaacgaaaacgcaaaactttacgaaacttggtgaaaacatatcTCAGATGACTCTTAGGAAGCATATAAAGTTTCATGGTGATCAGACtttaggtggcgctataacagtaaaaagggactCAAAAATACAAGATTTCAATAGAAAATGACTTGAAATTAAAGAACATGTTCATATAGTCACACAAAAACtggatcttcatatcatatgatagatctcctcattctgaacaactttgcctccgGGACtgatgctgtcaatcaaatcattcattaaatattcacaaataaattaaaaacctacttttgcgaacttgTCCTTGGTTTTTTGCTTaatatgatagatctcctcattctgaacaacttttgctgaccaatgttgtcaataaaactgttaattaaatattatataaaataaattaaataagctacTTTAACAAACTAGTCCAAGGGTTTTagttgaaaatcaataaaaccactgcagtacaattctctagcctctctaggtcaataattatcaaaaaaatgttgaacatttgcattcagacaactataaactggtcattttataatatgctCTTGACATAGTGTCaccaaaggcctattaatacaaacagaaatcCCACAAATTCTGAAAActctgtaaaataatgcataatttcattcttaacaagcatgcaaaatttaagagagatTGGGCAGAAAATAACActaaaggggcggtcacactagactttgagcgTGCGAATTTTTTTCGGAcaccgctgcgaatatgggcgggagcaggttaacggtctcccctcagttatcacaacatggattaatgtgcttgtactgtgccttttgcgacGGCGTCAAAAGCGTTTTATTATGCTTTACTCTCTGtcggtctctctctctatataaatacatacacactaagcaataaaaaaatataaaatgtgtcctcattcaaatgtaccatctgttcctgtttccattgacactgcaaaccatgcagcttttttttttttttttttttatcttttaaagatgtattatgtaaaataggatgctgcgctaaggctaaaattagcgcttccttaatttttgaatttctgtacagagaggtcacgcagtgacgaTGATTTTCTAATGGTCCCacgtcttcacgtgatgcgaattcgcaggtcagagttcaccaaacttgaactttggaacgcagcgaaatgcgaaatttttcgcatgagcttgcgtttccggtctgacgcatttgcatgcgtatgaatggaagtcaatggaacgaaaagtgcagtgtgaccacCCCTTAATagttataaaagttaaaacacaGTGTTATATGagaaattacaatttataacaaCTAGATGGCAGTGGAAGACCACTAATGAGCTCATTCAATTAACTATAACAGTACAGTTCATGGCTTTGATTGATTCATGcttagacattataaaatcactgttgtaaaatctcattgagtcaacgTTTACCATCTTGTTCGTACAGACacatcagtttttacaattttgacagattatgattacagtgaaacctgaaaatgacatccGAGCTCTTTAAAAGAGAAGACTTACAATATGTTTTGTGTCACTTatcaattatttcaaatatctatatctgcaacaaaatgtgtgtgcatatatatgtgtatgtgtgtgtctctgtgtatgtgtgtgtgtgtgtgtctgtgtttgaatatgcttatagagtattaataaactagtttaatcaattaatttcagTCTCACTTCTAAGGAGCTGGCTCGTCActatatcaaaactgaccaccacaaatagttttctcaaaaggcttatattttgttgaataaaatgagcacttcacatttcaaaattaaaatgctgcGCAGTTGTTTTTATGAATGTATGTTTACAGTCATTTTCATTTCGTCTTTCCTGTAATGCCTGGTAAAGTAGCGTTTGTGAGcagtgcttatttgattacagccattaCCGGAGAAACCTCTATATCTCCACTCCagcagcgcctcctgctggcagagaattgCGGTCTTGGAAACAGTGGTGTCTGTCAGTAAACATAAACGAAAAGCGTGCTTCAGAACTGTTCTGAGAAggtgcttaaagggttagttcagccaaaaatgaaaattatgtcattaatgactcaccctcatgtcgttccaaatccgtaagacctccgttcatcttcggaacacagtttaagatattttagatttagtccaagactGTAactctgtccctccattgaaaatgtatgtacggtatattgtccacgtccagaaaggtaataaaacattatcaaagtagtccatgtgacatcagagggtccgttagaatttattgaagcatcgaaaatacattttgctccaaaaataacaaaaattatgactttattcataattttcttctcttccaggtctgttgtgagcacgttcacaacactgcagtgacgccgctgatgtacaacgtcagcagcgtcgtacgtcaacagtcacagcagtcgcgttcacaacagacccggaagagaagacaatggcagagatgaatgggaaaaaaaagtaaaaaataagccAAACATATCGCATCATATATCAGCCATCAActgccctgatttctaaatatcagcatcggttatgctcaccaagtgaaTGAATCGCGTTTGTGCAgaactcttattacaaagcaaaaacaaacacttttcgATCCACGAATgtttctctcagttaatgtgCGCAATGTCATCTCACAGTCTGAAGAATCTGTCATAGCAAATCAACACAttcagtctcatgaataatttaatagagaCTATAGATGTACTATAGTTCATTGCCATGTCACAAATTGTGATGTcaacacaatgtagattttaaacctggaagatgaaaatagcgcaaaaaaagcttaaaatgcaaaatacttTTCAAGTTCCTATTTCTCTTTTTTGGTTTGCCATTTGAAGGTTGATTGCACAATAATGTGAATTTTTGATTGTCAAACTCTTCAGCTTGGAGGACAATGAGAACGATCGGGAGATAGATGATCTACTGACGTACTTCCAGCAGCAGCTGACATTGTGCGACGGCACCATGAAGCTGTGTGAGCCTGCGACAGACTCGACTCAGTTGCACATCTCGGGTAATTCTCACTCTGGAGCTAGTCTGTGGATTTCTTGGGTTTACCAGTTGCCCTGAAAGCCCCTTTTTTCATGTCCACAGCTTTGCCCTTCGAGGTGCTCATGTATATCTTCCGTTGGGTCGTGTCATGTGACCTGGACCTTCGAGCCTTAGAGCAGCTTTCCCTGGTTTGCAGGGGTTTTTATATCTGTGCTAGGTGGGCTCACACACTCATCAAACATCAGCGTAAACCAGCTTCCCCACTTGCATTATAGCGACTTGTGCTCAAAAGCTCCACTCAGATCTTAAGCATTAAAAATTCAGTTTGCCATGTTTTTGTGGGTGTCTTATTTCAGGGACCCTGAGATTTGGCGGTCTGCCTGTTTGAGGGTGTGGGGGCGAAGCTGCACCAAAATGCTGCCATTTTCATCCTGGAGAGAGATGTTTTTGGAAAGGCCACGTGTACGCTTTGATGGTAAATACATGCATTTCTATATGTCTTCTTAATTATGTGCTGCTTGtacagtatttaataaatgtCCATGGTTTGTGCAGGTGTTTACATCAGTAAAACATCATACATCCGTCAGGGGGAAGAGTCTCTTGATGGCTTCTACAGGGCTTGGCACCAGGTGGAGTACTACAGGTGAGATTGGggttttaaaggaatactccactcaaatataaaaattctgtcagcatttactccacaccatgtggttccaaacctgtaagcattcccagtgtttcccacaggatttTGTTAGACTATGTACCTCTGTCCATCTAGGGATGTCTGGGGTCGTGCACTCCTGGattaaaatattgacattttaaagttaaatgcatGAATCTGTTGCActttgaaagaaaattaaaagcgCCAACACATTTTCAGTGACCAAACTGAATAGACTAAAAAAAGTGGTTGCATTGGCTTGGATTTTAAAGTGGACTCAAACCGCTTTTAGGGTGCTTccacacttggttcgcttgcctggtccgaaccaGAGTTCAATTactccccctgcccccgctggactgcgttcatattattttatttgggtccgaaccgTGGTGCGTTTGCATCATCAAGCCGTTGCTTATTAATGACTgtgcaggagaaggcggcaaatgcataacattactctctgcacttttatatatttatgtttttgaaccgttcgttttgtttacaaagcttcggaACATTACGGCACTTACGTCTGTCTCacaaatgtactgcaaatgatctaaagaacgctgaaggcgaacagaaatgagatatacagctctctgtttgcagcgGGTCAGTCACGCTTGTAAGGAAAGTGAGTaaaacacacgcaaacacacatttttatcaaacaatACATCATTAATAGTGGTTCACTTCTGCGATTTGGTACaattgcgttcacatcagcagcgaaccgtaCCCCAGATCACCCTTATTAAGTGGACTCGGGTACGGTTTGTGGGTGCGCACCTGAGATCGGAAGACAATGTTCACATCATTCAAACGAAccaaactctgacgtcaatcgaacccggatgcacaccaaaagtgctagtgtgaaagcacccttagttgCGAAAGTGTCTCAGTTCACATTGCATTCACACTGATGTTTTTAGAAgtcaaacatattaaatataataataaagacagtaatattattattgtaatacaactgcactgtaaaataaacataaattgaaTACTTCATAAATCATAGTaagtatattaaatttattatatagtaaaattacaatatttgtaCTAATTTCTTCACTTGTAGTTTAACCGTCCAGCTTTTCTTTTAACACAAAAATGCAGTTTCTGTGAAAACAGCTGGAAGGAGTACACATTTTGCTTTCAAACTTGCAGCATGAAAgactaaataattaaatcataaatttgaGAAGCACACTAAgctatattgatttttattttagttgaataaACAGTTGTTTCACCAAAGCACTGGTAAAAAATCATTTTAGAGACCTTTTATATTATTACAGGTTTCAAAATATTTTCCGTTCAATTCATATGTGGCAGGACAGAGGTGATTCATGGGAATCAATTCATTTGTTCTGCAGacacacagaagatattttgaggaaagTTGGGAACCCATTAGCAATGGATCCTATTTCTGTTTTatggacaaaacaaaataaaatcttttactTCCCACAGTAGAAAgtcaagtttggaacaacacaaggagTAAACAAggacagaattttccattttgggtggagtatccctttaatgtcccTGAACAAAATCTGTTTTGTTCAGTGTTACCAGGCTTTGACAAGACCTTATCTTTTAGGTACCTGCGCTTCTTCCCTGATGGTCAGGTGATGATGTTGACCACACCCGAGGACCCTTTGATCACTGTCCCAAGGCTGCGCAGCAAGAACTCCAGGTATGTGCAAACATTTTCTACAAGTTTGTATGATTCTTTAGTGTCTTCGTGAAATGtttgtaacatactttggttagaGCTCCTCAATGGTCGAGTAAAACGACAAGCTTTTTACCTTGTCAACAGCTCTGTGCACAGCGACccgtttcggtgcatgtctctttataGGATAATAAGCTACTGTTCACCCCACCCCTCTCGTTTTTTTTGTGGCTCCTTACTATCAACaacaaaactaatccactgcatcctcagtggctctgatgttgggagaaaattaagactcttatgttcacttttacatccaactacaaaacagCTGCATTGCTCATGAGTCATTGTTGTTGCTACAGCTGCTCAAGTGTGGATAAAATGGCAGACAGCGTACAACTGGCTGAGGGCAAAAATTTGCTAATACTGGGCCTGAGCAATATGACGTCATagtgctcagaaaaacaaaacagcttggTAATTGAGACTGCTTAGatgggatgtaacgattcactcacgATTCAATTCAcgattattagttttttttacggcttaggtttttttgggattagaAAAAAGggagtgaatggatttttatcattgtagggtgctAGTGTCCACACACGTCAAagacacatttaaatgcaaacaagCAAAACTTCATGTAAAACTGAATTATGTATCCGATGGCCCCTTTAAAAATCTTCAATTTCCACAGGATGGATTCCGTCATGTTTGGccattttcggctgtcccaggaTACGGACAATCAAACCAAAGTATATGTTGTTGTCTCCAAGAGAAAAGAAGAGGTTGGTTCGCCTGCTCATGTTTACAGACCCTTTTCTTTAACAGCACTGTTCTATTTCTCTGCTGTTTTACTAGCATTGAACCAATTTTTTTGTTCAATGTCATCTTCATGCAGAAGGTGGCAGAGTACCAGAGGAGCCGGTTCTGCAGGTGGAACCCAGCACCCGAAGCAGAACACACCTTCCATGTAGGACTGCAGCTGTCCTCTGGGGGGCGTCAACGCAACAAGCTGGTGTGGATCCACCATTCCTGCCACATCACCTACAGGTTTCTCACCAATCTGCATTCTCCAACAAATTCCTCCTGCTGTCTGTTCATACAATCAATGAGGACGCATTAGTACATCACCTATAACGAGATGCTGATTAGATGCTTAAAGGAATTAGGCTATCCTAAAATTACCATcagttcaaacctgtatgactttgaaTTTTCCCTGTAAAAATCTTCATTTCCACAGGACATGGATGCCCGTCATGTTTGGccattttcggctgtcccaggaTACGGAAAATCAAACCAAAGTATATGTTGTTGTCTCCAAGAGAAAAGAAGAGGTTGGTTCGCCTGCTCATGTTTACAGACCCCTTTTCTTTAACAGCACTGTTCTATTTCTCTGCTGTTTTACTAGCATTGAaccaattttttttgttcaatgtcATCTTCCAGCAGAAGGTGGCGGAGTACCAGAGGAGCCGGTTCTGCAGGCGGAACCCAGCACCCGAAGCAGAACGCACCTTCCATGTAGGACTGCAGCTGTCCTCTGGGGGGCGTCAACGCTTTAACAAGCTGGTGTGGATCCACCATTCCTGCCACATCACCTACAGGTTTCTCACCAATCTGCATTCTCCAACAAATTCCTCCTGCTGTCTGTTCACACAATCAATGAGGACGCATTAGTACATCACCTATAACGAGATGCTGATTAGATGCTTAAAGGAATTAGGCTATCCTAAAATTACCATcagttcaaacctgtatgacttgaaTTTTTCTGTTTCGAAATAAGTTCATCTCAAGACGAAAGCAagttaaatttatgtatttttaatgcatgttataTATGATTactattagaattatatattgaatagttttatatatcctataaatatatattttactacatattttttttctataactaagcattttagttaatttggtagaaaataaaatactattggCCAACAGCAACCATGGCTGTCATCAGAGGGGTCCAATCGGGAACATTGTCAAGTCTAGCCTTGGGCTCCATACCAAGTGTGTCCTGGTGGTCCTGTGAATTTAAGTGAAGGCATTGCTTGGAAAACTGCTGAATTTGATCCAGAGCAGTCAGTAAGGCAGTGACTTTGGCATGCTGGGAGATTTTgtacatttctaaacattttctttctttctctcccttaGATCGACTGGAGAGACCATTGTCACTGCATTTGATGTAGACAAAATGTACACGCCTCTGTTTTTTGCACGAGTGAAGAGCTACACAGCCTTTTCAGAGCATCCACTGTAGGACGACTCAAGCAATGCATGCAGTAACTCGACCCTTGACCCCTCAAGATTTACACCTCACTGACACCTCCATCTGCTCGCCCTACTGCTTCCAGCCCAGGCTCTTTCTTATGAATGTAAACGAATGGTGTGACATTTTTAGATTCCTAGTCTTAACTGTACTCAAAGAATTATGCTTAGTTTTCACAATAGTGCAAGATCTGTCTCACTCTAATTGTAAAGAtaaagattctctctctctctctatatatataagaTTGTAAGAAGTTTCAAATGGACTGTGATGaatgttcagtttgtttttgtgaatttcagTGAGGGAATATGTCTGCTGACAACTGGAATATTTTGCTCTACTCAGAAATAGAAGGGAAGGGTGTTATAGACAGATTTCAGCAGATTTGTTATAACATCATTTTCAGTTTAAGTTGAGCTTGTTTTCCTTGGTGGACCCTGtagtttaaatgtctttaaatcaagcacccttcagaaatcaggtctagaatttgatgaaaatgatatatataatccATCTATAACATGCGCAGAGAGTTGGGAACTGATGGGGATCCACTgataaaccttttttattttatgtgattatttGTTGTAGTTTGCCATGGTTATGGAAATCTGAAATATCAGGGAAGTTTACATTTGTGATTTCTAGGCCTGAAGAAGGTGTTTTTTACTTTCTTAGCTCTTAAGTATTTCCTTGGGTAGaaactgctttttatttacaatgatttttgaaaaaataaataaatcattatccAGGAATCACAAATGACTATAAAAGTACTGGAAATtcatttatcagttttactgtaatttattaaaGTAGAATTCATTTAAAGCCAATAAGAGAAACCTTTCAATACTTAAATCCTCGATATACCTGAAATCAAAAAGacaaatgaacaaacactgaCACCGGAtacatttccaaataaaaatcactttattgTTATTGTGTCTGATGTTAATGGCTTACGTCTTTTATTAACACGTGCAGTATTAATTCTCTACTGTGCTATTAGCAAACAGTATCTTGTACACTGGATGGCTGGTTCTATAAGTCTGCACTGAAAGCATGAATTAACAGCATTATATCATTTTCGAGGGAGGTATTACAATAATGCAAGATATTTTTACTTATCCTAAACTGAACACTAACAGAGAATGTCTTGATTGTTAAGGAATTATGATTATGAATCAGTAACAGAAGTTGCACAGTAGTATTCATTGTTTTCCTGCATTTCTATGTTTAATGGtttaacacacatacactgtaACAACAGTTTGTTCAAACACAAGAACAAAATTAATGTTGCTTGACAAGATCTGGAATGCTGGCACAGAATGAGTTAAGCTGATGGAACGCATTGGATCCTGATTTCTACAGGTCCAACTGCTCATTCCCTTCACTGCCTGTCATGCAGCACTTACAGTAGGGAAAAGGAAAGTGTAACAGAGttataaatgtgcttttaattACAGTGTAAGCCTTTGTTCATTGTTTTGGTAAACGCAAAAGCGATGCTGAACTACTGATTTGTTATGACATTTTTGACACCAGAAAATAAATCAGAAGCTATTCATTGCTTCTTTGTTGCAGCAAAGGACTCATACAAGACTAGCCAGGTGAACAGAACAGCACTAAAGAGACATCACACTGATACTGGCATCTGCAGGCTGGAGATACTGTGGTGGAAGTTTGAAACACTAATACACTGCAAAGAATGCAATGTCAGCACCATCTGTGCCAACAGTTTCATATACAACAAACAATTGTATAAATGTGATGTGTTTTACAATGACTTCGAAACCCTGGGTCATGCCTGGCTCATATTTCTCcaacaaatcaaaagaaaatataataaataattactttcttaaaaaaaaaaaaaaaaaactattaaacttgTGACTAATGAAATTTTTGCacatttgagtgaaaaaaaaaaaacttattctcattactgtaaagtaaaaacaactatatattatttaaattgtaaagtatcTACACATCGTAGAACAGTAAagttttcatgtaaaaaaaaaaaaaaaaaaaggaaaaaaatcttaTGGGAAGAATGAAAAATAGACACACACAAACGTGTAACTTTTACCTGGACATGTTTTCTAGAGGTTTACCTACAATACAGCGCTATAACAAACTATGCTAAATTcatgttaatataaaataaacagtccattttcttttgtaaacATACATTAATTCACTAAGCTCGCTCGATTAGTCCATAAATCTAATTGTCTTGCATTTTTCTCCAGGTATTGTTACGCCTGTTTTGTATGGTTATATCTGCCTGTGCTATAAAGAAACATTGAATAGGCTACTACTGTTTAAATCTGCTCACAAGTGTGACATTCTCCTGTACACTTGTCAGATTCCTCTAATACAATCTTCTTTATGTCTACAAACAAGCTTGGTGAAAACACCAGTGCAAATTAGTACAGTATTAAGGTTCGCCATCTTTGttcttcaagaaaaaaatatatatatgaaaaacatcaaatactCTAACTTGGACCCTAATTCCTAATTTTTGGATTCAATATGAATAACGTGAGGTTGCAGTGTGCAATAATGTGAGGAGTCTTTTAAAGATGAAATGGCTGTAGCGTGGTGACTGGATAGACATACATGAAGCTCCTCTACTGCGCTGATAACAATAACAAGACTGTAAGTGAACGGTCATCAATCTGTGCGCGGTTTCCTGTATTTAACCTTTTCATTGGATGTCACTCCATTAGTGTGACTGTTTATTGATCCATTCGAGAGACCGCTCTTCCGAGATCCCGCGTGGCTCTTATAGGTCTGTGGAGCAAAGAGGGGAACATTCTGAAATTTTCAAGCCGTACTTTCATACGATAATATTCTGTATGCTGAGAATTTGTTTACCTTTATGTAGAAGTTTGAGAAGAGTAAGATAAGAGTGATCATATAAGTGATCTGGAAATACAGCCAGCCCATTGGAAAACCACATGGCCAAACTACAGCACAAGATGTCTGGAACATGGTCAGGACAAACTGGACCTGCAGGAGGAAACAGCCATCATTGATCATTCTTGTATACGAGTAATTCTTCAATGaggttaaaaaagttaacaagtttgcttgtggtaaaaaaaaaaaaaaatccacattctgAAAAACACAACCATTCGTTTTCTTCAAAATCAAACTAGGAAAACATACTAGAGGAAGAGGAAAAGCTCCCCAAATTGGAAAATGACCTATAAGTAAAAGACATTCACTGTAATTAACAAAGTTTTAGCCATCCAAACCTTTTAGTCTTTTTGTGATATAGCAGTGAACACATTCCATTAcaagaaagttttattttttttgttgtattgatGTGAGTTTGTTGTTTTAGCGTGTACTTGCCAGCTGCCCTTGAGTGATGTACTTTTTCCACCACAGATATGGTCTCATGGCGGGGACAGCAGAGAGGCCGTAATACGAGTACATCAGGACATGGATGAAACTGTTAAACGTGGAGCCAAAATAGGCTGATGAAAAGAGCAGTAATATCagtattagttaatgcatttgtttCAAACCTCAAATCAACCTTTGAAGCATCAAAGTAGGTTCCCTAtgatacaaatttatatattttaaaatgtacaaaaagaaCTGACTATTCATGAAAACTAATAGCAATGATTGGTAACGACAATCTCTCCTAAGAAGTAAATGGAGATCAATGGAAGAAACTCGCACGTTGCATAAtgcaaacagttatttaaaaccaCCTGGATACGCATTTTTACCCTGTTCTGTTAGCTGTGTTTTTATGCATCTGAAAAAATTCAGCATATAAAATGCACCATAAGCTCCTTCAGAAGCCTTTGACTGCAAAGCAGTGGAGTTTCCCTGCGAGGAGCTTACAGTGGCCACACGGCACCCAGTTCATGACGAACCACCAGATGTTGAGCATGGTGGCGTGATGGTAGACGTGC
This window contains:
- the LOC109102773 gene encoding elongation of very long chain fatty acids protein 5-like yields the protein METFNHKVNTYIDSWMGPRDPRVRGWLLLDNYIPTFAFTVMYLLIVWMGPKYMKNRQPYSCRALLVPYNLGLTLLSFYMFYELVMSVYQGRYNFFCQNTHSGGEADNRMINVLWWYYFSKLIEFMDTFFFILRKNNHQITFLHVYHHATMLNIWWFVMNWVPCGHSYFGSTFNSFIHVLMYSYYGLSAVPAMRPYLWWKKYITQGQLVQFVLTMFQTSCAVVWPCGFPMGWLYFQITYMITLILLFSNFYIKTYKSHAGSRKSGLSNGSINSHTNGVTSNEKVKYRKPRTD
- the LOC109057404 gene encoding F-box only protein 9-like isoform X3 encodes the protein MAESNKNTDGTVEEGEGENTEDSDLQMELSAFRAKWMSELQPSSGGKKSVSKFADLKRKQEIAREGKARELFLKAVEEEQNGAVYEAIKYYKSAMQLVPDIEFKINYSRTPDPDRSGSYLEDNENDREIDDLLTYFQQQLTLCDGTMKLCEPATDSTQLHISALPFEVLMYIFRWVVSCDLDLRALEQLSLVCRGFYICARDPEIWRSACLRVWGRSCTKMLPFSSWREMFLERPRVRFDGVYISKTSYIRQGEESLDGFYRAWHQVEYYRYLRFFPDGQVMMLTTPEDPLITVPRLRSKNSRMDSVMFGHFRLSQDTDNQTKVYVVVSKRKEEKVAEYQRSRFCRWNPAPEAEHTFHVGLQLSSGGRQRNKLVWIHHSCHITYRSTGETIVTAFDVDKMYTPLFFARVKSYTAFSEHPL
- the LOC109057404 gene encoding F-box only protein 9-like isoform X2, with amino-acid sequence MAESNKNTDGTVEEGEGENTEDSDLQMELSAFRAKWMSELQPSSGGKKSVSKFADLKRKQEIAREGKARELFLKAVEEEQNGAVYEAIKYYKSAMQLVPDIEFKINYSRTPDPDRSGSYLEDNENDREIDDLLTYFQQQLTLCDGTMKLCEPATDSTQLHISALPFEVLMYIFRWVVSCDLDLRALEQLSLVCRGFYICARDPEIWRSACLRVWGRSCTKMLPFSSWREMFLERPRVRFDGVYISKTSYIRQGEESLDGFYRAWHQVEYYRYLRFFPDGQVMMLTTPEDPLITVPRLRSKNSRMDSVMFGHFRLSQDTDNQTKVYVVVSKRKEEKVAEYQRSRFCRRNPAPEAERTFHVGLQLSSGGRQRFNKLVWIHHSCHITYRSTGETIVTAFDVDKMYTPLFFARVKSYTAFSEHPL
- the LOC109057404 gene encoding F-box only protein 9-like isoform X1, yielding MAESNKNTDGTVEEGEGENTEDSDLQMELSAFRAKWMSELQPSSGGKKSVSKFADLKRKQEIAREGKARELFLKAVEEEQNGAVYEAIKYYKSAMQLVPDIEFKINYSRTPDPDRSGSYLEDNENDREIDDLLTYFQQQLTLCDGTMKLCEPATDSTQLHISALPFEVLMYIFRWVVSCDLDLRALEQLSLVCRGFYICARDPEIWRSACLRVWGRSCTKMLPFSSWREMFLERPRVRFDGVYISKTSYIRQGEESLDGFYRAWHQVEYYRYLRFFPDGQVMMLTTPEDPLITVPRLRSKNSRMDSVMFGHFRLSQDTDNQTKVYVVVSKRKEEQKVAEYQRSRFCRRNPAPEAERTFHVGLQLSSGGRQRFNKLVWIHHSCHITYRSTGETIVTAFDVDKMYTPLFFARVKSYTAFSEHPL